In Pleuronectes platessa chromosome 5, fPlePla1.1, whole genome shotgun sequence, a single genomic region encodes these proteins:
- the LOC128439737 gene encoding pregnancy zone protein-like, with protein sequence MVILEIKMLSGFVPDPQSLKELKGALLVDLVEEKEDHVMVYIWELPKDIPINYKLRLIQELSVQNLKPAVVKMYDYYQPSDQAETEYIHTCAAGNTT encoded by the exons ATGGTGATCCTGGAAATCAAAATGCTCTCTGGCTTTGTCCCAGATCCACAGTCTTTGAAGGAG cttAAAGGGGCCCTGCTGGTGGATCTTGTTGAAGAAAAGGAGGATCATGTTATGGTGTACATCTGGGAG CTACCAAAGGACATACCCATCAACTACAAGTTACGTCTCATCCAGGAGCTGTCAGTGCAGAACCTGAAGCCAGCCGTCGTCAAGATGTATGACTACTACCAGCCAA gtGACCAGGCGGAGACAGAATACATCCACACTTGTGCTGCAGGTAACACTACATGA